In Rutidosis leptorrhynchoides isolate AG116_Rl617_1_P2 chromosome 6, CSIRO_AGI_Rlap_v1, whole genome shotgun sequence, the DNA window ACTTTTATTGATCATTATACCAAGTACATATGGCTATATCCTCTTCGCAAAAAGTCGGATGTATCGACTATCTTTCCACAGTTTAAATTACTTGTGGAAAAATCATGTCAATAACCACTTAAAGCATTATATTCCGACAATGGGGGTGAATACATTGGTCTTGCATCATATTTAAATACACATGGCATCTCTCATTATACAACACCACCGCACACTCCCGAGCACAACGGCTTTGCTGAAAGACGCCATCACACTCTTATGACCACAGCTCTTGCACTTCTTCAACAAGCTAAAATGCCACTGAATTTTTGGTCTTATGCGGTCACCACAGCCGCGTATCTTATAAATCAGTTGCCAACCCCAACACTTCAAAACAAATATCCTCTTGAAGCTTTATTTCAACGGAAACCAAACTATAATCGTCTCAAAGTATTTGGTTGCTTATGCTACCCGTGGTTACGTCCATACACCACATCAAAGCTTCAACAAAACTCAACTGGATGCATTTTTCTTGGATACTCTTTATCTCAATCGGCATACAAATGTTATGATCCGCAAAGTCACAAAATGTACTTATCTCGGCATGTTCCTTTTTGTGAAAATGAATTCCCACTTCAGCAAGCTTCGGTGGACTACTCAAAATTACCAGGTATTCGTTCAAGAGCACCTCCCACTGTTATAAATTCATCACTAGACACACCACATGATGACACACCACTTACTGATTCCTCACCGTTATCTACTACTATGCCTATTACTACACCAATTATTTCAACCTCACCCTCCTCATCTAATACTAATTCACCAACATCAACCAACCCCATAAACACACCTCATAATCCATCACCTACAACTACTCAAAACACAACTTCCATCTCCACCACTGATAACACACCTATACCAAATCCATCCTCATCAACTCAACCTTCTTCAACAAATTCTACACTACAAGATCCGCCACCATCACCTCAAACCGTACCACCCAGCTCACCTAGACCAAACAGAAATCGAAAACCAAATCCGAAATATTTCAACCCACTCTTTATTAATCACGTTACAGCACATCCGATGCCATCCACCATTGAACCAACATGTGTGTCTCAAGCCCTCAAACAAAAAGAATGGCGAGATGCTATGTCTATGGAATTTAATGCTCTTCTTCAAAACAGTACGTGGGAACTTGTACCGAGAACTGATCAAAACATACTTGGAAATAAATGGGTCTTTCGAGTCAAACGTCATCCCGATGGCTCGATTCAAAAGTACAAATCCCGACTTGTTGCAAAAGGCTTTCATCAACGACCCGGTCTTGATTACAATGAAACATTTAGTCCGGTTACTAAACCGGTCACCATTCGAGTCATCATGTGTCTTGCATTAGCCAAAGGTTGGCCACTTCGCCAACTTGACATCAACAACGCCTTCTTAAATGGGAAGCTTACCGAAGAAGTTTACATGTCTCAACCCCCAGGTTTTGTGCACCCTCAATATCCTAACTATGTATGTAAACTTCACAAAGCTATTTACGGCCTCAAAcaagctccaagagcttggtacttGGCACTTAAAAGCTTCCTGTTGGCTGTAGGTTTCAAAACATCCATCACCGATCACTCTCTCTTTATACTCAAGAATGGCGACACAGTCATCTACTTTCTTGTATATGTAGACGACATAATTATTACCGGCAACGATTCCACCTTCATTGCAAAATTCATTCATCAACTTCATGACAAATTTGCACTAAAAGATCTTGGTGCACTTCATAATTTTCTAGGCGTTGAAGTTGTCTCAACCCCAAGTGGTCTCTTCCTTTCACATCATAAACACATTCAAGAAATTCTACTTAGTCACCATATGGATGGGGCAAAAGTAGTTACCACACCTATGAGCAGCTATGAGGTTCTCACTCTCAATGATTCCAATCATCAAAGTGATGCTCCTATTTTTCGCCAAATTGTTGGTCAATTGCAATATCTTGCAATGACTCGTCCCGATATTTCGTTTGCTACAAACAAGCTGTCACAATACATGCATAACCCCTCTCCCAAACACTGGCAGGCTCTCAAAAGGCTCTTGCGTTATCTCAAAGGTACAATTCATTATGGATTATACTTAAAACGCGGACAAAACTTATCACTCACGGCCTTTAGCGATTCGGATTGGGGTGGAACCAAAGAAAATGGCCGGTCAACAACCGGCTATATTATGTACCTTGGTGGTAATGTTATCTCGTGGAAATCCACTCGTCAAAAATCAGTCTCACGTTCATCTACCGAGGCCGAATATAAGGCCATTGCAAATGCAACATCGGAACTACTGTGGCTTAAAATCTCATGACTGAACTTGGCATTCCAATCACCTCGCCTCCCATTCTATACTGCGACAACATTGGAGCTACGTATCTATGTGCGAACCCTGTATTTCATAGTCGCATGAAACATATAGTTCTCGACTATCACTTCGTTCGAGAAAAAATACAGGATGGTACATTACGGGTTCAACATATCAGCTCCGATGACCAGTTAGCCGATACTCTCACTAAACCTCTATCCAGAGTACCATTCCTCAAATTCAGATCCAAGATCGGAGTCACTGACGGTACCTCCGTCTTGCGGGGGCATGTTAGAACACTATCCTCACGTGGTCACAAAGGAGCAGCTGGATAACAAATTATCCACATTACTTGGTCCACTCTGTTGTCAATATTAGATCATATTAGTTTGGTAGTTTGTTGTGACTATTTGTAAATTAGTTTCTATATATTGTGTACCTCTGTACTCGTTGATTCAttcaattaatttaaattcaagtcTTCATAGAAACATTGTGCAATAATCTTATTCCTAAAAAACTGGGCATTCTTATTTGGCGGGTAAGATTAAAGAGGCTACCGGTGCGGGAAGAACTCGACAAACGGGGGATTGATTTGGATTCAGTAAGGTGTCCAATGTGTGATAATGCAATCGAGGGTGTTGACCACGCTTTTCTCTCGTGTCATATCGTGAAAGACTTATGGCATAGAATCTTTAAGTGGTGGAACATTGGCATCCCACATTACTCCAACCCGATGATATATTTCAAGGCAAAATCTCTTCTTCAAGtcggtctacttccaagctttggcAAGCGATAGAATGGGTCGGTGGTTATGTTATTTGGAAAAAGCGAAACCTCAAAGTTTTCGAGAAAAAAGATACGACGGTTCCAATGATGGTAAGAGAAATCCAAGAAAAAAGCTTCCTATGGATTAACTCAAGATCGAGAAATTTTCAACTTGAATGGTCCCGATGGTTGTCAAACCCGAGAAGTTTCGAAGAGCATGGCTAAATCCACAAGTTTTAATTTTATCTCCGGCTCATTTTTTTCTCATTGGTTTTTTGAATTCTTGTATATTTTTAGGCATCTAGCTTGCATCTAGCATGTTGGCATGTTATCCAGTTTGCTCTCAATGCATATGCTCAATGCATAGCTCCTGTTGTTTTCTGTATCTTATCTTCTATTAATGAaattgtctttcaaaaaaaaattatCTCATCCATTCAATTTCAATATATAATCAATATATAAACGCTATTACGGAGTGCCATTTTATAGATTAAAACAAATGTCCAATAACATTTAGAACACTAGGTGTGATTGTTCATTTTTAGCGTTTCAAAAATAGACATTAAAATTCACGGTCCTTCGACACCACCTTAGTGTCCATTTCGATGTCTATTTTTCTGAGTCTGGTAACCTACGTTGTGTTTCATGATTTGTTTTATTTACTTATTCCAATTTCTTATTGGTCCACATCATATTTCTTTTCACCAAAACTTTAAGAGATAGAAACCAAACTAATTTGCATTCTATCAAATTCAAAATCTTTACAAAATTAACTTAGAAATATATACCGAATACACCATCAAAACACCTCGTGCTAtcattgaaatggctaaaaggccAACGTTACATTAAAAGTCAAAATTTAAATTTCCTAGAATTCTAGTTAAATGTTTTTCTGTTTGTGCATCATTTAATGCCTTACGCCCTTACGTAATCGTCTCTattcattactagtattatattttTAGTGTCATCATATTAGTAAAGGAAGAAAGGATCAAAAAACATACCGCGTTAGCAACAGAATTCTTCACCGTTCTCATATCATCGATGCTAAATTTCGCAGTAGCGAGTTTTCTCGGCCACATCTCCACTCCTTCTCCACCACCAACCACCGTCCTCTCATCTTTCATCCAAGCCACTCTCATCGTAAACTCGAACATATAAATCAAAGTAAACCAAATCATCTTCAAAAATCTCATAATTTTATCAATCGTTCGTAATTCACGACGTTTACTGATTGACGAACTTATTAAAGGTTCGATCGTAGGCGTTTGTTCCGGATCATCGAGTTTTCTACATAAAGTTAACATCAACGACATAAGCGAAATACCATCACCAAGCGCGTGGTGTACACGTAACACCAGACACTTATGAGCGGGTAATAAATGAATCTCCCATAACGGTTTATCGGTGTTTAACGGAGTTGAAACCGCCAGGTCAGCTAAATAATCATTGATCGCGGTCTCGTTATCGTTGACTTCACCAAAAGGATGAGGATGAAGGATGATGTGACGATCGATGTCGATATCAATTTTACGCCAAAACTCACGCCCTTGATTATCGGTGACTAAAAGGCTGGAAAACCTAGGGTGTTTGATCATCAGAGAATTGGAAACAACGGTTCGAACCGCATCGTATTCGATTGGACGGTCGAGACCGAGAGCGCAGTTGATGATTTGGTGAGTCGCGGGTTGTGTGAATAATCGACCGGCTGGGGTTAATGGTTCATCGTTGTTAATAGTCATGTTGTATCTGGGGAGATTAATAGGTGATCGGTTGGAGTTGTATGAACGTTTTATTAGTCTGTATTtgctttttaatttttatttttttatactaAAATGTGGAGTACGTAATACGGAGTAGTTTCGTATTAACACGAAATTCCTAATTCTATTGGAGTATTTGTCGTTTTTAAATAATTCATAAATGCTCATAAGACCAGCTGCTACGAGACGCCAAATGGGCGTGAATTTCTTACTTGGCAAATTTTGACGTGTTTGTTACGGGAGCGTTAAAATTGACTCGATTGGAGCGGGTTTAGTTTTAAACGGGTCAAATGGTAGCGTTTAGTTATACGTGACGATTGTTAGGCCACATACAATCATTCCATTCTTTCACTGAACTTCTCTCATCCACATTAACGCCACATCAGCACAAATCCTTTAACATTTCTTTCACATTCCTTTCATTAAACACTCACAATCATACACTCCATTTCCAACTTTAACCAATTTTAAATTATtacttaaatacaataaataaatacatataacattttattaaataaaattaaaacattatattattaaaattttaaaacattacataattaaataaataaaagacaatacataaataaataaaaatacaataaATAACGCTAATTGTTTCGAACAATATAATCATCCGAGAGTGTCCAAATGTGTTCGATCAAATTGTTACGAAGGAAATGATGCGCTCTTCGATCTCGCATCTCTTGATCCACCCGATCTTGGATCTCAACTCTTTCCTGCCAAGTATGTCGCAGCATGTTTTCTAGATTTCGGAGATAATCCTCTTCGAGGTCACATATGTTGCGCTCGTTGTCTTCGGTGATCATGTTGTGAAGTATAACACAAGTATACATGATTCGACGTATTTTATTGATACTATAAGGTCTTGCTGGGTGTTTTAGTATTGCCCAACGACCTTGAAGAACACCGAAAACTCGTTCCACGTCTTTTCTCGCGGCTTCTTGAAAAcgtttaaactttatatttttttggCTCAAGTGGACATTTAAACGACTTGATAATCCTCTCACTtccatttgaattttttttttttttgtgtgtttgtGAAATATGAACTGATAGTAGTGTTGGGTAAATAATGGAATcagaatgtatgtatatatatagagaaaaTGTAGTGTATTATTGgtttaaaagaagaaaaaaaaatatattaaagaaAGAGCCGTTGgaggagaaaaagaaaaaaaataataattatggtGGGCCCCACAAATTCACCGTTAAAAAGGTGAGGGGATGGTTGGCGGTCCTGGTGGCGGATCGGTGGTGGTAGGGGTGAAACGGGTGGCGGTCGGTGGTGGTTCTTTTCACGAGCCACTACATGTGGCCTTATTTGATTATTAGAAGTATAGAACATAGGCGTTATTTAAATGATCATTTTTTAGATCTTTTTTCAACAATAAATACAATCACAATTTATTCATTAATTCACATTCACATTCACACATTTCTTCTAACTCTCTCAATATCCAAATGCTCAAATCATCTATCACAAAATATAAATGGAATTTTACGATATAATTTttgcatttcattattattatgaagacACCGCAACTATATATTGCGTTCAGCGATACGTGGTCAGTTCCCACAACCTCGAATCTACATTCCGAGAGAGTGTTAAGTTGCCGCAAATCGTTTATGAGAGGATAATTTTTGGAGACGCCTAAATATCCGtcaaatatttttatttaatatttttgtatGCGTTGTCAGTTGTTCCTCTGAATTCACAAGGTATATCTCAATATTTTGAAGATTCAATTCACAAGCATTTTCAATTTGTCAAAGAAAGTTATGATGCGACAATTTTCAACTACACTACAAAAGTGTTCATATGCCAATTTAATTACAGTAACCGATCTGCATATATCAAGTTGAATTGAATGTTAATTTCAGTAACCGATTcgaccgagatttgaccgatttttggcCGAGAAACTCCATTTATCGGTCGTTGAACGATTAAACCGGTCGTTGACCGATTCCAAAATGAGAACTCGGCAGCAACTCCAAAACGATTTCTCGGCGAGAACTCGGCCGATTTTTCAGATTTTTGCAACCTTGTATGTAGGAAATAATTCTTCACGTTAAATCAATTTTAATCACATATGATTAAACATCAAAGCCATTAGTGATATGTGATAATTAGTGACAACAAATATGAATTTGAAACTTATTTATAACTATTTATTTGAATGTATATTAAATTTCAGTTTTGAAAAAATTAATTTAGAACACAAACTAATAAATAATCATCATTAAATACAATTATATTTCTTTAAAATCTGACAGAgatacaaaataaaatttattttgTTTAAAGTATAGCGTGTTTAAAGCCTTCATGATGTTGATCATATTGTGAGTGCGGCATTAGTATAAGGAATTTAGTATAAGGAATCTAACATGATTAGTGATCCCAATCATAAAGGTAATAGTATTGCCGAAT includes these proteins:
- the LOC139851289 gene encoding wax ester synthase/diacylglycerol acyltransferase 11-like, whose protein sequence is MTINNDEPLTPAGRLFTQPATHQIINCALGLDRPIEYDAVRTVVSNSLMIKHPRFSSLLVTDNQGREFWRKIDIDIDRHIILHPHPFGEVNDNETAINDYLADLAVSTPLNTDKPLWEIHLLPAHKCLVLRVHHALGDGISLMSLMLTLCRKLDDPEQTPTIEPLISSSISKRRELRTIDKIMRFLKMIWFTLIYMFEFTMRVAWMKDERTVVGGGEGVEMWPRKLATAKFSIDDMRTVKNSVANATINDVLFGVISLGLSKYLDHRSPDSIEDGLQITGVVLVNLRPSPGLQDMKELMKKNAGSGWGNKFGIMLLPVYYHKNGSDPLQYLRRAKMMLDRKKLSLEAFLSYQIGYFVMKYIGAKYASLLNYKVVCNTSFTVSNIVGPREEFTIAGIPVTYIRTTSSSLSHGITMHMVSYAGKADMQILVAKDLIPDPENLAECFEDALLEMKEAVV